From a single Bacteroidota bacterium genomic region:
- a CDS encoding plasmid pRiA4b ORF-3 family protein — protein sequence MSAPNLFILEIKLLHTTPTVWRLVEVAPRMSLLELHAVIQVAMKWQSSHLFQFEVMKDGKKELYGCPDFDIDEEELLLDAKKVKLTDFLLAEGDSIRYVYDFGDYWEHEVILRGYTQTESTWTYPRCLAGAMACPPEDVGGPPGYSILKQAILSKKKAEIREYDEWLGYRFDPYEYKNYFWMGMSTYVKRTMKLYG from the coding sequence ATGTCCGCACCCAACCTCTTCATCCTCGAAATTAAATTGCTGCACACCACTCCCACTGTATGGCGTTTGGTAGAGGTGGCACCCCGAATGAGTTTATTGGAACTGCATGCCGTCATTCAAGTGGCGATGAAATGGCAGTCAAGTCATTTGTTTCAGTTTGAAGTAATGAAGGACGGAAAAAAGGAGTTGTATGGTTGTCCGGATTTTGATATAGATGAAGAAGAGTTATTGTTGGATGCAAAGAAGGTGAAGCTGACCGATTTTTTACTTGCCGAAGGGGATTCAATTCGGTATGTGTATGATTTTGGGGATTACTGGGAACACGAGGTGATTTTGAGAGGGTATACCCAAACCGAATCTACATGGACTTACCCCCGTTGTCTGGCGGGAGCTATGGCTTGTCCGCCGGAAGATGTGGGTGGACCTCCCGGATATAGTATTCTTAAACAGGCCATCCTGAGCAAGAAAAAAGCGGAAATCAGAGAGTACGATGAATGGTTAGGTTATCGATTTGATCCGTACGAGTATAAAAACTATTTTTGGATGGGGATGAGTACCTATGTAAAACGGACAATGAAGTTGTATGGATAA